The following coding sequences are from one Paenibacillus sp. FSL R5-0912 window:
- a CDS encoding ABC transporter substrate-binding protein codes for MNKKKRLTLLSGILMISLLAACGNNNGNAGGSMAEPQASATATEAAGTNASPAGDSGTVDTSQPVTLKMIFVGPKPVDYDLVFGEINKKLKEKVNATLEAEFLDWSDWAQKYPLKLAANENFDLIYSANWAGYNDQALKGGFLELTDELLQKYAPMTWEAMPEVGWGQAKVNGKLYMVPQNRGETIEKLILYREDLRKKYNLPEINSPEAYATYLKTVSEKEQGVTPFVPETGDWKLHNLDRVLLKQQNEWNMFDFDLPIGFKLTDPAGKVFNVYETPEFKELVYYYKDLADHNAWSKSALNSKLDHQQEFRAGKTASITHNLGTLGALMTDMREKNSPYELALADITPDKKKSVAVSTQNGVSIHATTKNPERSLMVIDLLQNDKELHDLMMNGITAVHYNPVGDDKYTNAEKNANYTGFSNWGFNSPLNRDNASFPDEGNALTDKWEGEVYHYPLETFVFDNSKVKTEVANVGNVMLQYGIPLEYGSVKDVDGGLAKLQAQVKEAGIDTIIAEVQRQIDEFLANSGQ; via the coding sequence TTGAATAAGAAAAAAAGATTAACACTGCTGTCCGGTATACTGATGATCTCTCTGCTTGCAGCATGCGGCAATAACAACGGTAATGCCGGAGGAAGCATGGCGGAGCCGCAGGCTTCGGCAACCGCGACAGAAGCTGCAGGGACGAATGCCAGCCCAGCCGGAGATTCCGGCACAGTGGATACGTCCCAGCCCGTAACACTAAAGATGATTTTTGTAGGACCTAAGCCGGTCGACTATGACCTGGTATTTGGAGAGATTAACAAGAAGCTGAAGGAAAAAGTTAACGCTACGCTGGAAGCCGAGTTCCTGGACTGGTCGGATTGGGCGCAGAAATATCCGCTTAAACTGGCGGCGAATGAGAATTTTGACCTCATCTACTCTGCCAACTGGGCAGGCTATAATGATCAGGCCCTCAAAGGCGGGTTTCTTGAGCTGACTGATGAATTGCTGCAGAAGTACGCGCCGATGACCTGGGAGGCGATGCCGGAGGTGGGCTGGGGTCAGGCGAAGGTGAACGGCAAGCTCTATATGGTGCCTCAGAACCGCGGGGAAACGATTGAGAAGCTGATCCTGTACCGGGAGGACCTGCGCAAGAAATATAATCTGCCGGAGATCAACAGTCCGGAGGCGTATGCTACTTATCTCAAGACGGTCTCCGAGAAGGAGCAGGGTGTCACTCCGTTCGTACCGGAGACAGGGGACTGGAAGCTGCACAATCTGGACCGGGTCCTGCTGAAGCAGCAGAATGAATGGAACATGTTCGACTTTGATCTGCCGATTGGCTTCAAGCTGACAGATCCGGCCGGTAAGGTATTCAATGTATACGAAACTCCGGAATTCAAAGAGCTTGTCTACTATTATAAAGATCTTGCGGATCACAATGCCTGGTCGAAGAGCGCACTCAACAGCAAGCTGGATCACCAGCAGGAGTTCCGTGCAGGCAAGACCGCATCGATCACACACAATCTTGGCACACTAGGCGCTTTAATGACGGATATGCGCGAGAAAAATTCACCGTATGAGCTGGCTCTGGCTGATATTACACCGGACAAGAAGAAGTCTGTTGCTGTCTCCACCCAGAACGGGGTCTCCATTCACGCTACGACCAAGAACCCGGAACGTTCACTGATGGTGATTGATCTGCTGCAGAATGACAAGGAACTGCATGATCTGATGATGAACGGCATAACGGCTGTGCATTATAATCCGGTTGGCGACGATAAATATACGAATGCTGAGAAAAATGCTAACTATACCGGATTCTCCAACTGGGGCTTTAACTCCCCATTGAACCGGGACAACGCCTCCTTCCCTGACGAAGGCAATGCACTGACTGACAAATGGGAAGGTGAGGTTTACCACTATCCGCTGGAGACCTTTGTCTTCGACAACAGTAAAGTGAAGACGGAGGTAGCTAATGTCGGTAATGTGATGCTGCAATATGGCATTCCGCTGGAATACGGTTCAGTGAAGGATGTGGACGGCGGACTGGCCAAGCTTCAGGCACAAGTGAAGGAAGCAGGAATTGATACCATCATCGCAGAGGTTCAGCGGCAAATTGATGAATTCCTGGCTAATTCCGGGCAGTAA
- a CDS encoding FAD-binding oxidoreductase, producing MKSGTRLTGRVIYKGDPGYETARKNWDPHTDRFPKVFVFAQQTQDVANAIRWANENNIPIRPRSGRHSLEVNLSQVNGGIVIDVSELRSIKLNKKSGTAVVGTGNTVGRIAHTLARQGYMAPFGDSPTVGIGGITLGGGIGPLQRTVGLVSDNLIELEMVDAKGRIIVANKNSNADLLWASRGGGGGNFGVCTRYKFKVRPAPATATVFRITWPWNQFEKVLKAWQRWAPSVNTRLGSELSIGPKKGGNVSMLGLFLGSKAEAVRLLKPITDVGTPTNQLIRSLPYPKVVSFLLAPDPVQTQRFSNQFSSGFGRKPFPDKAFKSMREFLENVEGEFAGFYFLNWGGAVSRKSPRSTAFYWRKAKFYVEWNSSWVKKSDAAKNIAIVRNTRRKLQPFIVGSYINVPDQGIKHSGPVYYGANYPRLRRVKAKYDPGNVFNNPQSIPPARKV from the coding sequence TTGAAATCAGGAACGAGACTTACCGGGCGGGTTATCTATAAAGGTGATCCGGGCTATGAAACGGCACGCAAAAATTGGGATCCGCATACGGACAGATTCCCGAAGGTATTTGTCTTTGCACAGCAAACGCAGGATGTAGCCAACGCCATCCGCTGGGCCAACGAGAATAACATCCCTATCCGGCCAAGAAGCGGCAGACATTCGCTGGAGGTCAATCTGTCCCAGGTCAACGGAGGCATTGTCATCGATGTAAGTGAACTGAGGAGCATCAAGCTCAATAAAAAATCGGGAACTGCAGTTGTGGGGACCGGAAATACGGTGGGAAGAATCGCCCATACGCTTGCACGGCAGGGATACATGGCCCCTTTTGGGGATAGCCCTACTGTCGGAATCGGGGGCATTACACTAGGCGGGGGAATTGGGCCGCTTCAGCGGACCGTAGGCCTTGTCAGCGATAATCTGATTGAGCTCGAAATGGTGGATGCCAAAGGCAGAATAATTGTCGCCAATAAGAACAGCAACGCCGATCTCCTCTGGGCTTCGCGCGGGGGTGGCGGAGGTAATTTCGGAGTCTGCACCCGTTATAAGTTCAAAGTGCGTCCCGCGCCGGCCACGGCGACCGTATTCCGCATCACCTGGCCCTGGAATCAGTTCGAGAAGGTACTCAAAGCCTGGCAGCGCTGGGCTCCTTCCGTTAACACCAGACTGGGCAGCGAGCTATCCATTGGTCCCAAAAAGGGCGGTAATGTCAGCATGCTGGGCCTGTTCCTCGGATCAAAAGCGGAGGCGGTCCGCCTCTTAAAGCCCATTACGGACGTAGGGACGCCCACGAATCAATTGATCCGCTCTTTACCTTATCCCAAAGTAGTGAGTTTCCTGCTGGCTCCCGATCCGGTGCAGACCCAAAGATTCAGCAACCAGTTCTCCAGCGGTTTCGGAAGAAAACCTTTCCCGGATAAAGCGTTTAAGTCTATGCGTGAGTTCCTTGAGAACGTGGAGGGCGAGTTCGCAGGATTCTATTTCCTCAACTGGGGCGGGGCTGTAAGCCGTAAATCACCCAGATCTACCGCCTTCTACTGGCGTAAAGCGAAATTCTATGTAGAGTGGAACAGTTCATGGGTCAAGAAATCGGATGCTGCCAAAAATATTGCCATAGTGCGGAATACACGCCGGAAGCTGCAGCCGTTCATCGTCGGAAGCTATATTAATGTTCCGGACCAGGGGATCAAACATTCCGGCCCGGTCTATTATGGAGCGAACTATCCCCGGTTACGGAGAGTCAAAGCCAAATATGACCCCGGAAATGTATTTAACAATCCGCAGAGCATTCCCCCGGCCCGTAAAGTATAA
- a CDS encoding FecCD family ABC transporter permease, producing MKPARLYRNQPLVVLLLMLLILATIVIGIGIGSSPVSYGRLIPTILGHGSFEDNFVLFSIRLPRILITLLAGMALALSGAILQGITRNELADPGIIGINAGAGVGVTVFFIFASIDAGSFIYMIPLAAFAGALVTAVLIYAFSYTRTDSVQPIRLVITGVGFSMALSGVMIVLISSVDRTKVDFISKWLAGNVWGTDWPFVLALLPWLILLVPYVLYKSRTLNLLALNEPTSIGAGVAVSRDRVLLMLAAVALAASAVSMTGGIAFVGLMAPHIARALVGARHQQFVPVSILIGGWLLLLADTIGRNLTQPDGIAAGIMVAFIGAPYFLYLLLKKEG from the coding sequence ATGAAACCAGCCCGGCTGTATCGTAATCAACCGCTTGTCGTATTGTTGCTCATGCTTCTTATCCTGGCTACCATCGTTATCGGAATAGGGATCGGATCTTCCCCGGTGTCATACGGGAGACTGATTCCGACAATCCTCGGGCACGGTTCTTTCGAGGATAATTTTGTACTGTTCTCCATCCGCCTCCCCCGGATACTGATTACGCTGCTCGCAGGTATGGCGCTTGCTTTATCCGGTGCTATTCTGCAGGGCATTACCCGCAATGAGCTGGCTGATCCGGGAATTATAGGCATTAATGCCGGGGCCGGGGTCGGGGTTACCGTCTTTTTCATCTTTGCATCCATTGACGCCGGGTCCTTCATATACATGATTCCACTTGCGGCATTCGCCGGAGCCCTGGTAACCGCTGTACTCATCTATGCGTTTTCCTACACCCGCACCGATAGCGTTCAGCCGATCAGGCTGGTCATCACCGGAGTCGGGTTCTCCATGGCGCTCTCCGGCGTGATGATCGTACTCATCTCTTCCGTGGACAGGACCAAGGTGGACTTCATCTCCAAATGGCTGGCCGGCAATGTGTGGGGTACAGACTGGCCTTTCGTTCTGGCCCTGCTGCCCTGGCTGATCCTTCTGGTTCCTTATGTGCTGTACAAATCCAGAACACTGAATTTGCTTGCTTTGAATGAGCCTACTTCTATCGGTGCAGGCGTGGCGGTCTCCAGAGACCGGGTCCTCCTTATGCTGGCGGCGGTTGCGCTGGCGGCGTCGGCTGTTTCGATGACCGGCGGCATCGCCTTTGTCGGCCTGATGGCTCCGCATATTGCCAGAGCCCTGGTAGGAGCGAGGCACCAGCAATTCGTGCCGGTATCCATATTAATCGGCGGCTGGCTGCTGCTGCTGGCAGATACGATTGGCCGTAACCTGACCCAGCCAGACGGTATCGCCGCCGGAATCATGGTTGCATTTATCGGCGCTCCTTATTTCCTGTATCTTCTATTGAAGAAAGAAGGATAG
- a CDS encoding FecCD family ABC transporter permease has protein sequence MGKQSPQKPINSTFMLKLLVSMILFVAVFALAVRLGAKNVSLADIWSAISNPKATGGDISIIRELRLPREVGGILVGAALAVAGAIMQGLTRNPLADPGLLGLTAGANAALAVSFAFIPSIGYYGIMIACFIGAACGVMLVFGIAALRRQNMSPLRMVLAGSAVSALLTAVAEGISLQFKISKNVSMWTSGGLIGTTWGQITAIAPVIIICLIVSILLSRQLTILSLNEGTAVSLGLKTTQVKIALYILITLLAGAAVALVGNIAFVGLMIPHLVRVFAGTDYRAILPLSAIAGATFMVFADTLGRMIDVPFETPVAAIVAVLGLPFFLFIVRKGVRSFS, from the coding sequence ATGGGAAAACAGTCTCCGCAAAAGCCGATAAACTCTACTTTTATGCTTAAGCTGCTCGTCAGCATGATTTTATTTGTGGCCGTATTTGCCCTGGCGGTCAGGCTTGGTGCCAAAAATGTTTCACTGGCGGATATTTGGAGCGCCATCAGCAACCCGAAGGCTACGGGTGGTGATATCTCTATCATCCGTGAACTGCGGCTGCCCCGTGAAGTCGGCGGCATACTGGTAGGCGCTGCCCTTGCTGTTGCCGGGGCAATCATGCAGGGACTAACCCGAAATCCGCTTGCCGATCCGGGACTCCTTGGTTTGACCGCAGGTGCCAATGCTGCACTGGCGGTATCCTTTGCCTTCATCCCCTCCATCGGATACTACGGAATCATGATCGCCTGTTTCATCGGCGCAGCCTGTGGCGTGATGCTGGTGTTCGGGATCGCTGCACTCCGGAGGCAGAATATGTCGCCTCTGCGGATGGTGCTGGCCGGTTCTGCCGTATCCGCTCTGCTGACCGCTGTAGCCGAAGGAATCAGCCTTCAATTTAAGATCTCTAAAAATGTATCGATGTGGACATCCGGCGGGCTGATCGGCACCACCTGGGGTCAGATTACAGCAATAGCTCCTGTAATTATCATTTGCCTCATCGTTTCCATTCTGTTGTCCCGTCAGCTGACAATCCTTAGTCTGAACGAAGGAACGGCTGTGAGTCTTGGGCTCAAGACGACTCAGGTTAAAATTGCACTGTACATATTGATCACGCTGCTCGCAGGCGCTGCTGTTGCGCTTGTCGGCAACATCGCTTTCGTCGGCCTAATGATCCCCCATCTCGTGCGGGTGTTTGCCGGGACAGATTACCGCGCCATTCTGCCGCTGTCCGCCATTGCCGGCGCCACCTTTATGGTGTTCGCCGACACACTCGGCCGGATGATTGACGTCCCGTTCGAAACGCCTGTCGCCGCGATCGTGGCTGTGCTGGGCCTGCCGTTCTTCCTGTTCATTGTCCGTAAAGGAGTGCGATCCTTCTCATGA
- a CDS encoding iron-hydroxamate ABC transporter substrate-binding protein, whose amino-acid sequence MKKLLLPLLILTLLLLSACGNNASNSASSNTTAATTTPAPEASATASADNSSADTITYESETGPVEVPANPQRVVVLAGYAGNLLALDVPLAGVDSYIKANPNFQDQLKDVAEVSEENVESILNLKPDLIIASSDTKNLDKMKQIAPVVTYTYNKVDYLTQILEIGKAVNQEQKAADWIADFKARAQAAGEEIKAKIGADSTISVIEGDSKNLYTFGSAWGRGTEIIYQAMGLKMPDKVKEMTAKDGYFNLSLEILPDYMGDYVIYSKDPAGDASFQETSTYKDIPAVKNNHVYEIDATSFYFNDALSLDYQLDFISKSLLGN is encoded by the coding sequence ATGAAGAAATTGTTGTTACCCTTACTCATCCTTACCCTCCTGCTTCTAAGTGCCTGCGGCAATAATGCAAGCAACAGTGCAAGCAGCAATACAACTGCTGCCACAACTACACCGGCACCCGAAGCCAGCGCAACTGCAAGTGCTGACAACAGCAGCGCGGATACCATTACTTATGAGTCTGAAACCGGACCTGTCGAAGTTCCCGCTAATCCCCAGCGTGTTGTAGTTCTTGCCGGATACGCAGGCAACCTGCTCGCTCTGGATGTCCCCCTCGCCGGAGTGGATTCCTACATCAAAGCAAATCCGAATTTCCAGGACCAGTTGAAGGATGTCGCCGAAGTCTCCGAGGAGAATGTGGAGAGTATTCTGAATCTCAAGCCAGACTTAATCATTGCTTCGTCAGACACCAAAAACCTGGACAAGATGAAACAAATTGCACCAGTAGTTACCTATACATATAACAAAGTGGATTATCTGACGCAGATCCTGGAGATCGGCAAAGCGGTTAACCAGGAGCAGAAAGCCGCTGACTGGATTGCTGATTTCAAGGCACGTGCCCAGGCCGCCGGTGAAGAAATCAAAGCCAAAATCGGTGCTGATAGCACGATTTCGGTTATTGAAGGAGATTCCAAAAATCTGTACACCTTCGGCAGCGCCTGGGGACGCGGTACAGAAATCATCTATCAGGCCATGGGGCTGAAGATGCCGGATAAAGTGAAGGAAATGACAGCCAAAGACGGATATTTCAATTTGTCACTGGAAATCCTGCCGGATTATATGGGAGATTACGTGATCTACAGCAAAGACCCTGCCGGTGATGCTTCCTTCCAGGAGACTTCCACTTACAAGGATATCCCGGCCGTCAAAAATAACCATGTCTACGAAATAGATGCTACATCTTTCTATTTCAACGATGCACTGTCACTCGACTATCAGCTTGATTTTATTTCCAAGTCATTGCTGGGAAATTAA
- a CDS encoding polyprenyl synthetase family protein, which yields MHPMNEIVRDHPHTGYPLAEQKAARYLSSLHDQMKSQSYVTALTADIHEWKKKHIRRFSVLSLWSPGKKKPDTQDYYRYIQWLNYTGKLDDYLDRSVSYIYMRDLGKAPDSPDTQKRIRRTIADLNQHLLKSARSGSGEVPDFMNLDGVYRWAQKEGIEAAVIWVFAKLRSVAAHIPEGMNAEHAQRKLIKIIVGVILHVIEEMDDDTAPVERSRRLDEAIRLGYSYGLTYPFVDDLLDSKILTAREKEQYSELIREALLTGVVPGLGGWSGENMKLIGYIHSELSEAFEYIKQQQRPETQHIFFGQSYVFFQAQDRDRVKVLTKRDYTNEELYIPVILKSSSSRLIARSVISASEDEGFEERTFFFGLYNQLADDFADMAEDMSDGAVTPYTYYLKYHEQRPDLMNPFELYWAVISNLIHSVYHSDAKAREVILDRAINGLKRYKERVGSDKYNETMRIFAPGNTEFNRLIQIMVDKADEVDFFDKLLRDRMIEHLKKDAREQKEFADTFKSVRSLINDELLFTKPQELPAMKERLIDAANYSLEGDGKRVRPILTWVMGVKEYGLEPAAIVPLLRSLEYMHTASLIFDDLPSQDNAATRRGRTTLHEIHSSAVAELTGLYLIQKAIGEQASLDRFKAETVLALIRYSARKAEEMCMGQAMDLDAKGKTLTLEQLNNVCFYKTGVAFEACLVMPAMLAEVGEAEIAALQKIAYHMGIAFQIKDDLLDVEGDTHVLGKPVGNDVVNNNSNFVSILGQEGASKEMWDHYCKANEALRGIPRNITFLKHLMNYVVNRER from the coding sequence GTGCATCCTATGAATGAAATTGTCAGAGATCATCCCCATACAGGTTATCCATTGGCTGAGCAGAAGGCCGCCCGCTACTTAAGCTCACTCCATGATCAGATGAAGAGCCAATCTTATGTGACGGCGTTGACGGCGGATATCCATGAATGGAAAAAAAAGCATATCCGGCGCTTCTCCGTGTTGTCCTTGTGGTCACCCGGAAAGAAAAAGCCGGATACCCAAGATTATTACCGCTACATCCAATGGCTGAATTACACAGGGAAGCTGGATGATTATCTGGACCGGAGCGTCTCGTACATTTATATGAGGGATCTGGGTAAGGCACCGGATTCTCCAGATACACAGAAACGGATCAGGAGAACCATCGCTGATCTGAACCAGCATCTGCTGAAGTCTGCCCGCTCAGGCAGTGGAGAAGTGCCGGATTTCATGAATCTGGACGGGGTATACCGCTGGGCCCAGAAGGAAGGGATAGAAGCTGCAGTGATCTGGGTGTTTGCCAAATTAAGATCTGTAGCTGCCCATATACCGGAGGGAATGAACGCGGAGCATGCCCAGCGCAAGCTAATCAAGATTATCGTTGGCGTTATTCTGCATGTTATCGAAGAGATGGACGATGATACTGCGCCTGTGGAACGCTCCCGGAGATTGGATGAAGCGATCAGGCTTGGCTATTCCTATGGACTGACGTATCCTTTCGTTGACGATCTGCTGGATTCAAAGATACTGACGGCTCGTGAGAAAGAACAGTACTCCGAGCTGATCCGTGAGGCACTGCTTACCGGGGTTGTCCCTGGGCTGGGCGGCTGGTCCGGCGAGAATATGAAGCTGATCGGATACATTCATTCGGAGCTTTCAGAGGCATTCGAGTATATTAAGCAGCAGCAGCGGCCGGAGACACAGCATATCTTTTTCGGCCAGTCCTATGTTTTTTTTCAGGCTCAGGATAGGGACCGTGTCAAAGTGCTCACCAAGAGGGATTACACTAACGAAGAGCTGTACATCCCCGTTATCTTGAAGTCATCGTCGTCCCGGCTCATTGCGCGTTCGGTGATTAGTGCGTCTGAGGATGAGGGATTTGAAGAGCGGACCTTCTTTTTTGGCCTATACAATCAGCTTGCCGATGATTTCGCGGATATGGCCGAGGATATGAGTGATGGAGCCGTAACGCCTTACACTTATTATTTGAAATATCATGAGCAAAGGCCGGATCTGATGAATCCTTTTGAATTATACTGGGCGGTGATCTCCAATCTGATCCACAGTGTATACCACTCCGATGCCAAAGCCCGTGAGGTAATACTGGATCGGGCGATTAACGGGCTCAAACGATACAAAGAACGTGTGGGATCAGATAAATATAATGAGACGATGAGGATTTTTGCACCAGGAAATACAGAGTTTAACAGGCTCATTCAGATCATGGTAGACAAAGCGGATGAAGTGGACTTTTTTGATAAGCTGCTGCGGGACCGGATGATTGAGCACTTGAAGAAGGATGCCAGGGAGCAGAAGGAGTTTGCCGATACGTTTAAAAGTGTCCGCAGTCTGATCAATGACGAACTGCTCTTTACCAAGCCACAGGAACTGCCGGCCATGAAGGAGCGGCTGATCGATGCGGCCAATTACAGTCTGGAGGGTGACGGCAAGCGGGTGCGTCCGATTCTAACCTGGGTGATGGGTGTGAAGGAATACGGCTTGGAGCCAGCAGCCATAGTTCCGCTTCTCCGCTCGCTTGAATATATGCATACCGCCTCCCTGATCTTCGATGATCTGCCTTCCCAGGATAATGCCGCTACCCGCAGAGGGCGCACGACCCTGCATGAGATTCACAGCAGTGCAGTTGCGGAGTTAACCGGTCTGTATCTGATCCAGAAGGCCATTGGAGAGCAGGCATCGCTTGACCGATTTAAGGCGGAGACTGTGCTTGCCTTGATCCGTTATTCGGCCCGGAAGGCAGAGGAGATGTGTATGGGCCAGGCGATGGATTTGGATGCAAAAGGCAAAACATTGACGCTGGAGCAGCTGAATAATGTGTGCTTTTACAAAACAGGAGTGGCCTTTGAGGCGTGTCTGGTCATGCCGGCTATGCTGGCAGAGGTTGGTGAAGCAGAGATCGCTGCACTCCAAAAAATCGCTTACCATATGGGGATTGCTTTTCAGATTAAGGATGATTTGCTTGATGTGGAAGGGGATACGCATGTACTTGGTAAGCCTGTCGGCAACGATGTTGTTAACAATAATTCGAATTTTGTCTCGATTCTTGGTCAAGAAGGGGCCAGTAAAGAGATGTGGGATCACTATTGCAAGGCCAATGAGGCACTGCGCGGGATCCCGCGTAATATTACCTTCCTGAAGCATCTAATGAATTATGTGGTGAACAGGGAGCGGTAA
- a CDS encoding alpha/beta fold hydrolase has translation MKLPAAISHTYGNSHYIKILDGLQLHYMENGSGPVTVVFESGMGMSRSAWGLVQPVVARYARAVVYDRAGSGKSDVDHAPRTLSRMADDLMCLLNRLGAGPFILVGHSWGGPVVRTVAARNPAIIRGIVLVDPTDEHCRLYFEEASVKHFAKMNTLLPLLAGTGLYKLMGSKPGKVLPADVYKEQRQEDFTMRAAHTMVAEGAT, from the coding sequence ATGAAGCTGCCAGCTGCGATATCTCATACGTATGGAAACAGCCACTACATAAAAATACTGGACGGGCTTCAGCTCCATTACATGGAGAACGGATCCGGTCCGGTAACTGTCGTATTCGAATCGGGCATGGGGATGTCCCGCTCTGCCTGGGGGCTGGTGCAGCCGGTAGTCGCCAGGTACGCGCGGGCCGTCGTCTACGACCGGGCGGGCAGCGGAAAGAGTGACGTGGACCACGCCCCAAGGACCCTGAGCAGAATGGCTGATGATCTCATGTGCCTATTGAACCGCTTAGGAGCAGGCCCCTTCATTCTCGTCGGACATAGCTGGGGCGGGCCTGTCGTCCGCACTGTAGCTGCACGGAACCCCGCCATCATCCGCGGAATTGTTCTGGTCGATCCGACAGACGAGCATTGCAGGCTGTATTTCGAGGAAGCCTCCGTGAAGCATTTCGCCAAGATGAACACCCTCCTTCCGCTGCTTGCCGGAACCGGCTTATACAAGCTGATGGGAAGCAAGCCGGGCAAGGTTCTGCCAGCGGATGTCTACAAGGAACAGCGGCAGGAGGATTTCACTATGCGGGCAGCTCATACCATGGTTGCTGAGGGAGCAACCTGA
- a CDS encoding diaminopimelate dehydrogenase, whose translation MTSNIRVGIVGYGNLGKGVQQAIEQNPDMELAAIFTRRDPQQLAEITGTVTEHISAAEQYIGKIDVMILCGGSATDLPEQTPQLARLFNTVDSFDTHAKIPDFFTAVDKAAQGGGTVSVISTGWDPGMFSMNRLLMQSILPEGEEYTFWGTGVSQGHSDAIRRVPGVKAGVQYTVPVQEVIDNIRGGETPQLTTREKHRRECFVVAEDGADREAITRSIVEMPNYFADYDTTVNFISEDELAAKHSGMPHGGFVIRSGITGGGSKQIVEFGLKLDSNPEFTASVLAAYARAAVRLKHEGHKGAKTVFDIPLGHLSPKSAETLRRELL comes from the coding sequence ATGACTTCAAACATCAGAGTTGGGATTGTCGGTTACGGGAATTTGGGCAAGGGGGTGCAGCAGGCGATTGAACAAAATCCGGATATGGAGCTTGCAGCTATATTTACCCGCAGAGACCCGCAGCAGCTGGCGGAGATCACAGGAACAGTTACAGAGCATATATCCGCAGCCGAGCAATACATAGGCAAAATCGACGTAATGATTCTGTGCGGCGGATCAGCAACAGATCTGCCGGAGCAGACCCCACAGCTGGCCCGGCTGTTTAATACAGTGGACAGCTTTGACACCCATGCCAAAATTCCTGACTTCTTCACTGCCGTGGATAAGGCAGCCCAAGGCGGCGGGACAGTTAGTGTGATCTCAACGGGCTGGGACCCGGGAATGTTCTCCATGAACCGTCTGCTGATGCAGTCCATCCTGCCGGAAGGTGAGGAGTATACCTTCTGGGGCACCGGGGTCAGCCAAGGGCATTCGGATGCGATCCGCCGCGTTCCCGGTGTGAAGGCAGGCGTGCAATATACCGTTCCTGTCCAGGAGGTCATTGACAATATCCGCGGTGGTGAGACCCCGCAGCTGACTACCCGCGAGAAGCACCGCCGCGAATGTTTCGTAGTGGCGGAAGATGGGGCGGACCGTGAGGCAATCACCCGGAGCATTGTGGAGATGCCGAATTATTTCGCCGATTATGATACAACGGTGAACTTCATTTCGGAGGATGAGCTTGCTGCGAAGCATTCCGGCATGCCGCATGGCGGCTTCGTTATCCGTAGCGGTATAACCGGCGGCGGAAGCAAGCAGATTGTCGAATTCGGGTTGAAGCTGGACAGTAATCCGGAATTTACGGCCAGCGTGCTGGCAGCCTACGCCCGCGCAGCTGTCCGCCTGAAGCATGAAGGCCATAAGGGTGCCAAGACGGTATTCGATATTCCGCTTGGCCATCTGTCCCCAAAATCGGCAGAGACGCTGCGGCGCGAGCTGCTGTAG